In Carassius gibelio isolate Cgi1373 ecotype wild population from Czech Republic chromosome B13, carGib1.2-hapl.c, whole genome shotgun sequence, one genomic interval encodes:
- the LOC127970285 gene encoding centrosomal protein of 170 kDa isoform X4 — MSLTSWFLVSSGGTRHRLPREMIFVGRDDCELMLQSRSVDKQHAVINYESSSDQHKVKDLGSLNGTFVNDVRIQEQMYITLKIDDKLRFGYDTNLFTVVRGELHVPEEALKHEKFTSQLQLGKKPTCAEPSKPPKSSPDKAKVSKSAEPIAEPAAKPADTNKGDDKMPGDIAAVHRGTPLYGQPSWWGDGDADDENSFKQENKTSGKKQENSGAESKETKRGDKSKENGLGPVGAEPSYFELPSKEGQMAQNSIHEIPTKDTEGTGAAKSATANASAQANTSFTIEFDDTSPGKVTIKDHVSRLRPKKSPHVGGKDLSTLQAAIMASESKVADWLAQNDPPLVRRESTEEESKSIKSDVPVHLKRLKGSKHEDGTQSDSENGLGLRFGSKRHAALEERLRAAGVGRVKTDGSSSVSRTAFMIEFYDEDNPRKRRSYSFSQTAPLLGGVAGEGFCPAPPSRPKVVATAADGSKGMSSSLAAVAPTAARLLLKQRSEEPKVVQSPAPTGQPSPTDEAQKADDDQSDKGTYTIELDKSNAEEEEARRMIDKVFGVEDSQNPGCPEKREASGKVKDSKKLSSTASERTVADSVAVGSSRWVSQWASLAANQTRTDPEGSGAEPPAFVHQERDGDAFEAGISIKSTGSTTSSQAERKRRTLPQLPIEEKIKRSEIGEKQDTEPQEKESHNEHKGDGECIGTPDNKDVVSSQPKSIQQDGKAGKQSSVRPHGSGERRASEESRRRRLEDKSKGSDGERSGKPLVRQGSFTIEKPSGNVPIELIPRINRQNGGRERSDSVGSMDTATLLKDTEAVMAFLEAKLRDEKKLDPVTPPACPLSPESDIDTASTVSQAAAEGDRKAVQKRRSLSSLYREKSNASTTSKTTTSARERLERKTKTKTTESRSDARRSVQTASRGRQPSQDLTDDDQTSSFAISDILSSDQETYSSRSHTKGHFTSTDDLLQSKLDTSKSTRSAKPSKTLQTSTAALAKQAGLPQPRPTRASMLRRARLGDTSDTDLADADRVSVASEVSTTSSTSKPPSGRKAQSRIDMLAQPRRTRLGSFSARSDSEAIISRNTATRVSAETALRLGLRSTNQQAPDGRLTARMRANSVSKLSDPKLKTAPVNSTASATNRWRRLPPEYASTSEDEFGSNRNSPKHVHLRPGTTLRTSRLGCPAPVTTSPGGLLLKNRMREQEEYIRDWTAHSEEIARLFPCVRRISQDLAKDLAILAREIHDVAGEIDSVSSSGTAPSTTVSTAATTPGSAIDTREELVERVFDESLNFRKIPPVVHTKASEVNGRPVELRPRAPDSLDPQAALRRRTWNRDEVRPAVLDSLLLTSVSQLSSKIRQSVDKTTGKIRILFKDKDRNWDDIESKLCLDNEVALPKTTNKEISSILTELKRVEKQLQVINMMVDPDGTLDALTSLGLTSPTTPKPRSSPGSQSVWGSLPSNGAPQPPPTTISPGPEKPNVGRNFSRTHPTGEESAIASK; from the exons ATGAGCCTCACGTCCTGGTTCCTCGTGAGCAGCGGGGGTACACGGCACCGGCTGCCCCGTGAGATGATCTTTGTGGGTCGTGATGATTGTGAGCTTATGCTACAG TCTCGCAGTGTAGACAAGCAGCACGCTGTCATCAACTATGAGTCCAGTAGTGATCAACATAAAGTGAAGGATCTGGGAAGCCTGAATGGG aCATTTGTGAATGATGTCAGAATCCAGGAACAGATGTACATCACTTTAAAGATTGATGACAAACTGCGGTTTGGATATG ATACCAACTTGTTCACTGTGGTGCGAGGAGAGCTGCATGTGCCAGAGGAGGCTCTGAAG CATGAGAAGTTCACCAGCCAACTTCAGCTGGGCAAGAAGCCCACCTGTGCAGAGCCCTCAAAACCCCCCAAGTCTTCCCCAGATAAAGCCAAAGTAAGCAAATCCGCAGAGCCCATTGCTGAACCAGCAGCCAAACCTGCAGATACAAACAAAGGAGATGACAAGATGCCAG GTGATATAGCTGCGGTGCACAGGGGAACCCCGTTGTATGGACAGCCCTCCTGGTGGGGCGATGGGGATGCAGATGATGAGAACTCCTTTAAACAAGAGAACAAAACATCTGGAAAGAAGCAGGAGAACAGTGGGGCAG AGAGCAAAGAGACCAAGCGAGGTGATAAATCAAAAGAAAATGGTCTGGGCCCTGTAGGCGCTGAGCCCAGCTACTTTGAGCTTCCCAGCAAGGAGGGACAAATGGCACAGAACAGCATCCATGAAATCCCAACAAAGGACACTGAGGGCACTGGGGCTGCAAAATCAGCCACAGCCAACGCCTCCGCACAGGCCAACACCTCATTCACCATTGAGTTTGACGATACTTCCCCAGGGAAGGTCACCATTAAAGATCATGTGTCTCGTCTACGACCAAAAAAATCTCCTCATGTTGGCGGTAAAGACCTTAGCACCTTGCAGGCAGCCATCATGGCCTCTGAAAGCAAGGTGGCTGACTGGCTTGCCCAGAATGACCCTCCTCTAGTGAGGCGTGAGTCCACAGAAGAGGAAAGTAAGAGCATCAAGAGTGATGTGCCTGTTCACCTCAAGAGGCTTAAAG GCAGTAAACACGAGGATGGCACGCAGAGCGATTCTGAGAACGGCCTAGGATTGCGATTTGGCAGCAAACGCCACGCCGCACTGGAGGAGCGCCTGAGAGCCGCAGGAGTGGGCCGGGTCAAAACAGACGGGTCGTCTTCTGTGAGCCGCACAGCCTTCATGATTGAGTTCTATGACGAGGATAACCCTCGCAAACGGCGCTCTTACTCGTTTTCGCAGACTGCACCTTTGCTCGGAGGCGTGGCAGGTGAGGGATTTTGCCCTGCACCGCCCTCACGTCCTAAGGTCGTTGCGACGGCAGCGGACGGCAGCAAGGGCATGTCATCATCCCTAGCGGCAGTCGCCCCCACGGCTGCTCGACTCCTGCTCAAACAGAGATCTGAGGAGCCAAAGGTGGTGCAGAGCCCTGCCCCTACTGGTCAGCCCAGTCCCACAGATGAGGCTCAGAAAGCAGACGACGACCAGAGCGACAAGGGAACTTACACCATTGAACTGGATAAAAGCAATGCTGAGGAAGAAGAGGCACGGCGAATGATCGATAAG GTGTTTGGGGTGGAGGACTCTCAGAATCCTGGTTGCCCTGAAAAACGAGAAGCCAGTGGAAAAGTGAAGGACAGCAAGAAGCTCAGCTCCACTGCGTCTGAG AGAACTGTGGCGGATTCGGTTGCAGTCGGCAGTTCTCGCTGGGTTTCACAGTGGGCCAGTTTAGCTGCTAATCAAACGAGAACAGACCCAGAGGGCTCTGGGGCAGAGCCACCAGCTTTTGTCCATCAAGAGCGAG ATGGTGATGCATTTGAGGCTGGCATATCTATCAAGAGCACTGGCTCCACTACTTCCAGCCAAGCTGAGCGCAAAAGAAGGACTCTGCCACAGCTTCCCATAGAGGAGAAGATCAAGCGCTCTGAGATCGGTGAGAAGCAGGACACAGAACCCCAAGAAAAAGAAAGCCACAATGAACATAAAGGTGATGGCGAGTGCATCGGCACTCCGGACAACAAGGACGTTGTGTCTAGCCAACCCAAGAGCATCCAGCAGGATGGGAAGGCAGGAAAACAGTCATCGGTGCGCCCCCATGGAAGTGGAGAGAGGAGAGCATCAGAGGAGAGTCGCAGGAGGCGTTTGGAGGATAAGAGTAAAGGAAGTGACGGGGAGAGGTCTGGGAAGCCACTGGTGAGGCAGGGGAGTTTTACAATTGAGAAGCCCAGTGGTAATGTCCCCATAGAACTGATTCCTCGCATCAACCGTCAGAATGGAGGAAGGGAGCGAAGCGACTCGGTGGGCAGCATGGACACGGCGACTCTTCTCAAGGACACTGAAGCTGTCATGGCTTTCCTTGAGGCTAAACTCCGCGATGAGAAAAAGTTGGACCCGGTAACACCCCCAGCCTGCCCTTTATCCCCCGAATCAGATATCGACACGGCCAGCACGGTCAGCCAGGCAGCAGCCGAGGGTGATCGAAAGGCTGTTCAGAAACGTAGATCCCTCAGCAGCCTGTATAGAGAGAAAAGCAATGCAAGCACCACATCGAAAACCACAACCAGTGCAAGGGAGCGTCTAGAGAGGAAAACAAAGACCAAGACCACAGAAAGCCGCTCAGATGCACGTCGTTCAGTACAGACAGCCTCCCGTGGCCGCCAACCGTCCCAAGATCTCACTGATGACGATCAGACTTCCTCGTTTGCCATCTCAGACATCCTGTCCTCGGACCAGGAGACATATTCCAGTCGCTCGCACACCAAAGGTCACTTCACCTCCACCGATGACCTTTTACAGTCCAAGCTTGATACCAGCAAATCCACGAGGTCTGCAAAACCCAGCAAGACGCTGCAAACTAGCACCGCGGCCCTGGCGAAACAGGCTGGTCTTCCACAGCCCCGTCCCACGAGGGCATCCATGTTGCGCAGGGCTCGGCTTGGAGACACCTCAGACACGGACCTAGCGGATGCGGACAGGGTCTCGGTGGCTTCTGAGGTGTCCACCACCAGTTCCACTTCCAAACCACCATCGGGGAGGAAGGCGCAGTCACGCATCGACATGCTAGCGCAGCCTCGCCGCACCAGACTCGGCTCATTTTCAGCACGGAGCGATTCGGAGGCCATAATCAGTAGGAACACGGCAACACGTGTGTCTGCAGAGACAGCGCTTCGTCTGGGGCTGAGAAGCACAAATCAGCAAGCACCGGATGGCAGGCTCACTGCACGCATGAGGGCTAATAGTGTCTCCAAACTATCGGACCCCAAGTTGAAGACAGCACCTGTCAACAGCACCGCATCAG ccACTAACCGGTGGAGACGGCTGCCTCCTGAGTATGCTTCTACCTCTGAGGATGAGTTTGGATCTAACCGGAACTCTCCCAAACATGTTCACCTGCGGCCGGGCACCACCCTTCGCACCAGTAGACTGGGCTGTCCCGCTCCGGTCACGACCAGCCCAGGGGGTCTCCTCCTCAAGAACAGGATGAGAGAACAGGAGGAGTACATACGAGATTGGACAGCCCACAGCGAGGAGATCGCCAG GTTATTTCCCTGTGTGCGCAGAATCAGTCAGGACCTGGCCAAGGACCTGGCCATCCTGGCACGTGAGATCCACGACGTGGCGGGCGAGATCGACTCGGTCAGTTCCTCCGGCACGGCGCCCAGCACCACGGTCAGCACGGCCGCGACCACACCGGGCTCCGCCATCGACACCAGAGAGGAG CTGGTTGAGAGAGTTTTTGACGAAAGTCTAAACTTCAGGAAGATTCCCCCTGTAGTTCACACCAAAGCCTCAGAGGTCAATGGCAGACCAGTGGAGCTTCGTCCCCGGGCCCCGGACAGCCTGGACCCTCAGGCGGCCCTGCGCAGACGTACCTGGAACCGGGATGAGGTGAGACCG GCGGTGCTGGACAGTTTATTGCTGACTTCGGTTTCCCAACTGTCTTCCAAAATCCGACAGTCTGTAGATAAAACCACTGGCAAAATCAG GATATTGTTCAAGGACAAAGACAGGAACTGGGATGATATTGAGAGTAAACTCTGTTTGGACAATGAAGTTGCTCTTCCCAAAACTACAAACAAG GAAATTTCATCTATACTAACAGAGCTGAAGAGGGTAGAAAAACAGCTTCAAG TTATCAACATGATGGTGGACCCCGATGGAACCCTTGATGCTCTGACCAGCCTCGGCCTGACCAGTCCAACCACCCCCAAACCCAGAAGCAGTCCTGGGTCTCAGAGCGTGTGGGGGTCTCTGCCCAGTAACGGAGCCCCTCAGCCGCCGCCAACAACGATCAGCCCTGGCCCAGAGAAACCCAATGTAGGACGCAACTTCAGCCGCACACACCCCACGGGAGAGGAGAGTGCCATCGCTAGCAAATAA
- the LOC127970285 gene encoding centrosomal protein of 170 kDa isoform X7, whose amino-acid sequence MSLTSWFLVSSGGTRHRLPREMIFVGRDDCELMLQSRSVDKQHAVINYESSSDQHKVKDLGSLNGTFVNDVRIQEQMYITLKIDDKLRFGYDTNLFTVVRGELHVPEEALKHEKFTSQLQLGKKPTCAEPSKPPKSSPDKAKVSKSAEPIAEPAAKPADTNKGDDKMPGDIAAVHRGTPLYGQPSWWGDGDADDENSFKQENKTSGKKQENSGAESKETKRGDKSKENGLGPVGAEPSYFELPSKEGQMAQNSIHEIPTKDTEGTGAAKSATANASAQANTSFTIEFDDTSPGKVTIKDHVSRLRPKKSPHVGGKDLSTLQAAIMASESKVADWLAQNDPPLVRRESTEEESKSIKSDVPVHLKRLKGSKHEDGTQSDSENGLGLRFGSKRHAALEERLRAAGVGRVKTDGSSSVSRTAFMIEFYDEDNPRKRRSYSFSQTAPLLGGVAGEGFCPAPPSRPKVVATAADGSKGMSSSLAAVAPTAARLLLKQRSEEPKVVQSPAPTGQPSPTDEAQKADDDQSDKGTYTIELDKSNAEEEEARRMIDKVFGVEDSQNPGCPEKREASGKVKDSKKLSSTASERTVADSVAVGSSRWVSQWASLAANQTRTDPEGSGAEPPAFVHQERDGDAFEAGISIKSTGSTTSSQAERKRRTLPQLPIEEKIKRSEIGEKQDTEPQEKESHNEHKGDGECIGTPDNKDVVSSQPKSIQQDGKAGKQSSVRPHGSGERRASEESRRRRLEDKSKGSDGERSGKPLVRQGSFTIEKPSGNVPIELIPRINRQNGGRERSDSVGSMDTATLLKDTEAVMAFLEAKLRDEKKLDPVTPPACPLSPESDIDTASTVSQAAAEGDRKAVQKRRSLSSLYREKSNASTTSKTTTSARERLERKTKTKTTESRSDARRSVQTASRGRQPSQDLTDDDQTSSFAISDILSSDQETYSSRSHTKGHFTSTDDLLQSKLDTSKSTRSAKPSKTLQTSTAALAKQAGLPQPRPTRASMLRRARLGDTSDTDLADADRVSVASEVSTTSSTSKPPSGRKAQSRIDMLAQPRRTRLGSFSARSDSEAIISRNTATRVSAETALRLGLRSTNQQAPDGRLTARMRANSVSKLSDPKLKTAPVNSTASATNRWRRLPPEYASTSEDEFGSNRNSPKHVHLRPGTTLRTSRLGCPAPVTTSPGGLLLKNRMREQEEYIRDWTAHSEEIARISQDLAKDLAILAREIHDVAGEIDSVSSSGTAPSTTVSTAATTPGSAIDTREELVERVFDESLNFRKIPPVVHTKASEVNGRPVELRPRAPDSLDPQAALRRRTWNRDEAVLDSLLLTSVSQLSSKIRQSVDKTTGKIRILFKDKDRNWDDIESKLCLDNEVALPKTTNKEISSILTELKRVEKQLQVINMMVDPDGTLDALTSLGLTSPTTPKPRSSPGSQSVWGSLPSNGAPQPPPTTISPGPEKPNVGRNFSRTHPTGEESAIASK is encoded by the exons ATGAGCCTCACGTCCTGGTTCCTCGTGAGCAGCGGGGGTACACGGCACCGGCTGCCCCGTGAGATGATCTTTGTGGGTCGTGATGATTGTGAGCTTATGCTACAG TCTCGCAGTGTAGACAAGCAGCACGCTGTCATCAACTATGAGTCCAGTAGTGATCAACATAAAGTGAAGGATCTGGGAAGCCTGAATGGG aCATTTGTGAATGATGTCAGAATCCAGGAACAGATGTACATCACTTTAAAGATTGATGACAAACTGCGGTTTGGATATG ATACCAACTTGTTCACTGTGGTGCGAGGAGAGCTGCATGTGCCAGAGGAGGCTCTGAAG CATGAGAAGTTCACCAGCCAACTTCAGCTGGGCAAGAAGCCCACCTGTGCAGAGCCCTCAAAACCCCCCAAGTCTTCCCCAGATAAAGCCAAAGTAAGCAAATCCGCAGAGCCCATTGCTGAACCAGCAGCCAAACCTGCAGATACAAACAAAGGAGATGACAAGATGCCAG GTGATATAGCTGCGGTGCACAGGGGAACCCCGTTGTATGGACAGCCCTCCTGGTGGGGCGATGGGGATGCAGATGATGAGAACTCCTTTAAACAAGAGAACAAAACATCTGGAAAGAAGCAGGAGAACAGTGGGGCAG AGAGCAAAGAGACCAAGCGAGGTGATAAATCAAAAGAAAATGGTCTGGGCCCTGTAGGCGCTGAGCCCAGCTACTTTGAGCTTCCCAGCAAGGAGGGACAAATGGCACAGAACAGCATCCATGAAATCCCAACAAAGGACACTGAGGGCACTGGGGCTGCAAAATCAGCCACAGCCAACGCCTCCGCACAGGCCAACACCTCATTCACCATTGAGTTTGACGATACTTCCCCAGGGAAGGTCACCATTAAAGATCATGTGTCTCGTCTACGACCAAAAAAATCTCCTCATGTTGGCGGTAAAGACCTTAGCACCTTGCAGGCAGCCATCATGGCCTCTGAAAGCAAGGTGGCTGACTGGCTTGCCCAGAATGACCCTCCTCTAGTGAGGCGTGAGTCCACAGAAGAGGAAAGTAAGAGCATCAAGAGTGATGTGCCTGTTCACCTCAAGAGGCTTAAAG GCAGTAAACACGAGGATGGCACGCAGAGCGATTCTGAGAACGGCCTAGGATTGCGATTTGGCAGCAAACGCCACGCCGCACTGGAGGAGCGCCTGAGAGCCGCAGGAGTGGGCCGGGTCAAAACAGACGGGTCGTCTTCTGTGAGCCGCACAGCCTTCATGATTGAGTTCTATGACGAGGATAACCCTCGCAAACGGCGCTCTTACTCGTTTTCGCAGACTGCACCTTTGCTCGGAGGCGTGGCAGGTGAGGGATTTTGCCCTGCACCGCCCTCACGTCCTAAGGTCGTTGCGACGGCAGCGGACGGCAGCAAGGGCATGTCATCATCCCTAGCGGCAGTCGCCCCCACGGCTGCTCGACTCCTGCTCAAACAGAGATCTGAGGAGCCAAAGGTGGTGCAGAGCCCTGCCCCTACTGGTCAGCCCAGTCCCACAGATGAGGCTCAGAAAGCAGACGACGACCAGAGCGACAAGGGAACTTACACCATTGAACTGGATAAAAGCAATGCTGAGGAAGAAGAGGCACGGCGAATGATCGATAAG GTGTTTGGGGTGGAGGACTCTCAGAATCCTGGTTGCCCTGAAAAACGAGAAGCCAGTGGAAAAGTGAAGGACAGCAAGAAGCTCAGCTCCACTGCGTCTGAG AGAACTGTGGCGGATTCGGTTGCAGTCGGCAGTTCTCGCTGGGTTTCACAGTGGGCCAGTTTAGCTGCTAATCAAACGAGAACAGACCCAGAGGGCTCTGGGGCAGAGCCACCAGCTTTTGTCCATCAAGAGCGAG ATGGTGATGCATTTGAGGCTGGCATATCTATCAAGAGCACTGGCTCCACTACTTCCAGCCAAGCTGAGCGCAAAAGAAGGACTCTGCCACAGCTTCCCATAGAGGAGAAGATCAAGCGCTCTGAGATCGGTGAGAAGCAGGACACAGAACCCCAAGAAAAAGAAAGCCACAATGAACATAAAGGTGATGGCGAGTGCATCGGCACTCCGGACAACAAGGACGTTGTGTCTAGCCAACCCAAGAGCATCCAGCAGGATGGGAAGGCAGGAAAACAGTCATCGGTGCGCCCCCATGGAAGTGGAGAGAGGAGAGCATCAGAGGAGAGTCGCAGGAGGCGTTTGGAGGATAAGAGTAAAGGAAGTGACGGGGAGAGGTCTGGGAAGCCACTGGTGAGGCAGGGGAGTTTTACAATTGAGAAGCCCAGTGGTAATGTCCCCATAGAACTGATTCCTCGCATCAACCGTCAGAATGGAGGAAGGGAGCGAAGCGACTCGGTGGGCAGCATGGACACGGCGACTCTTCTCAAGGACACTGAAGCTGTCATGGCTTTCCTTGAGGCTAAACTCCGCGATGAGAAAAAGTTGGACCCGGTAACACCCCCAGCCTGCCCTTTATCCCCCGAATCAGATATCGACACGGCCAGCACGGTCAGCCAGGCAGCAGCCGAGGGTGATCGAAAGGCTGTTCAGAAACGTAGATCCCTCAGCAGCCTGTATAGAGAGAAAAGCAATGCAAGCACCACATCGAAAACCACAACCAGTGCAAGGGAGCGTCTAGAGAGGAAAACAAAGACCAAGACCACAGAAAGCCGCTCAGATGCACGTCGTTCAGTACAGACAGCCTCCCGTGGCCGCCAACCGTCCCAAGATCTCACTGATGACGATCAGACTTCCTCGTTTGCCATCTCAGACATCCTGTCCTCGGACCAGGAGACATATTCCAGTCGCTCGCACACCAAAGGTCACTTCACCTCCACCGATGACCTTTTACAGTCCAAGCTTGATACCAGCAAATCCACGAGGTCTGCAAAACCCAGCAAGACGCTGCAAACTAGCACCGCGGCCCTGGCGAAACAGGCTGGTCTTCCACAGCCCCGTCCCACGAGGGCATCCATGTTGCGCAGGGCTCGGCTTGGAGACACCTCAGACACGGACCTAGCGGATGCGGACAGGGTCTCGGTGGCTTCTGAGGTGTCCACCACCAGTTCCACTTCCAAACCACCATCGGGGAGGAAGGCGCAGTCACGCATCGACATGCTAGCGCAGCCTCGCCGCACCAGACTCGGCTCATTTTCAGCACGGAGCGATTCGGAGGCCATAATCAGTAGGAACACGGCAACACGTGTGTCTGCAGAGACAGCGCTTCGTCTGGGGCTGAGAAGCACAAATCAGCAAGCACCGGATGGCAGGCTCACTGCACGCATGAGGGCTAATAGTGTCTCCAAACTATCGGACCCCAAGTTGAAGACAGCACCTGTCAACAGCACCGCATCAG ccACTAACCGGTGGAGACGGCTGCCTCCTGAGTATGCTTCTACCTCTGAGGATGAGTTTGGATCTAACCGGAACTCTCCCAAACATGTTCACCTGCGGCCGGGCACCACCCTTCGCACCAGTAGACTGGGCTGTCCCGCTCCGGTCACGACCAGCCCAGGGGGTCTCCTCCTCAAGAACAGGATGAGAGAACAGGAGGAGTACATACGAGATTGGACAGCCCACAGCGAGGAGATCGCCAG AATCAGTCAGGACCTGGCCAAGGACCTGGCCATCCTGGCACGTGAGATCCACGACGTGGCGGGCGAGATCGACTCGGTCAGTTCCTCCGGCACGGCGCCCAGCACCACGGTCAGCACGGCCGCGACCACACCGGGCTCCGCCATCGACACCAGAGAGGAG CTGGTTGAGAGAGTTTTTGACGAAAGTCTAAACTTCAGGAAGATTCCCCCTGTAGTTCACACCAAAGCCTCAGAGGTCAATGGCAGACCAGTGGAGCTTCGTCCCCGGGCCCCGGACAGCCTGGACCCTCAGGCGGCCCTGCGCAGACGTACCTGGAACCGGGATGAG GCGGTGCTGGACAGTTTATTGCTGACTTCGGTTTCCCAACTGTCTTCCAAAATCCGACAGTCTGTAGATAAAACCACTGGCAAAATCAG GATATTGTTCAAGGACAAAGACAGGAACTGGGATGATATTGAGAGTAAACTCTGTTTGGACAATGAAGTTGCTCTTCCCAAAACTACAAACAAG GAAATTTCATCTATACTAACAGAGCTGAAGAGGGTAGAAAAACAGCTTCAAG TTATCAACATGATGGTGGACCCCGATGGAACCCTTGATGCTCTGACCAGCCTCGGCCTGACCAGTCCAACCACCCCCAAACCCAGAAGCAGTCCTGGGTCTCAGAGCGTGTGGGGGTCTCTGCCCAGTAACGGAGCCCCTCAGCCGCCGCCAACAACGATCAGCCCTGGCCCAGAGAAACCCAATGTAGGACGCAACTTCAGCCGCACACACCCCACGGGAGAGGAGAGTGCCATCGCTAGCAAATAA